The following are encoded together in the Candidatus Eisenbacteria bacterium genome:
- a CDS encoding sigma-54-dependent Fis family transcriptional regulator has protein sequence MDSRQVLICGRGAERIGSFIEERSTSTVHCLSIEEPEDLSALLSRSTLGMVIVIGRMFEDAIFQNWLRRRLPNLPLVWITDSSNGKGGGNGREGVTVVPRRRLDVLPYLIEFARDRTKGPRNGTAAIIPGPEGETVRAPHRMIVGRSPAIRKVLQSARKILNVNSSLLIRGESGTGKELIAAMVHHESLRLRRPFVKVNCAAIPETLLESELFGIEKNIATNVDMRVGKFEQADGGTIFLDEIGDMSLLTQSKVLRILQEREFERVGGGRPIRVNVRIIAATNKDLVEEIRGQRFREDLYYRLNVITITIPPLRERIEDVPPLVEHFVDLYCRENGLPRKRIPRDVLDLLQQYSWPGNVRELENAVEHAVVVGEGEALRREDLPPHIFASFHAPAAIAVPPGSLRARVEEFERNSVVEALERNGWVQARAARELGISERSMWHLFKKYDLAAISRRRSGRGRPRSSPPAD, from the coding sequence ATGGATTCCCGACAAGTGCTCATCTGTGGACGCGGCGCCGAACGGATCGGCTCCTTCATCGAGGAGAGATCCACGAGCACGGTTCACTGCCTTTCCATCGAGGAACCGGAGGACCTCTCCGCGCTCCTCTCCCGCTCCACCCTCGGCATGGTGATCGTCATCGGGCGGATGTTCGAGGACGCCATCTTCCAGAACTGGCTCAGGCGCCGCCTACCCAATCTCCCCCTCGTCTGGATCACCGACAGCTCCAACGGGAAGGGGGGAGGGAACGGACGGGAGGGGGTGACCGTCGTTCCCCGCCGGCGGCTGGACGTGCTCCCCTATCTGATCGAGTTCGCGCGGGACCGCACCAAGGGGCCGCGGAACGGGACGGCGGCGATCATCCCCGGGCCGGAAGGCGAGACCGTCCGCGCCCCGCATCGGATGATCGTGGGGCGCTCACCGGCGATCCGCAAGGTGCTCCAGAGCGCCCGCAAGATCCTGAACGTCAACTCGTCCCTCCTGATCCGCGGGGAAAGCGGCACCGGCAAGGAGTTGATCGCGGCGATGGTCCACCACGAGAGCCTTCGCCTCCGCCGTCCTTTCGTGAAGGTGAACTGCGCGGCCATCCCGGAAACGCTCCTGGAGAGCGAACTTTTCGGCATTGAAAAGAACATCGCCACCAATGTCGACATGCGGGTGGGGAAGTTCGAGCAGGCAGACGGCGGTACGATCTTCCTCGACGAAATAGGCGACATGAGCCTCCTTACCCAGTCCAAGGTCCTCCGCATCCTGCAGGAGAGGGAGTTCGAGCGGGTCGGCGGGGGGCGCCCGATCCGTGTCAACGTGCGGATCATCGCCGCGACAAACAAGGACCTGGTCGAAGAGATCCGGGGGCAGCGGTTCCGGGAGGATCTTTATTATCGTCTCAACGTCATCACCATCACGATTCCCCCTCTCCGGGAGCGGATCGAGGACGTTCCCCCGTTGGTGGAACACTTCGTCGATCTCTATTGCCGCGAGAACGGTCTTCCCAGAAAACGGATTCCCCGGGACGTGCTCGATCTTCTGCAGCAGTACTCCTGGCCGGGGAACGTGAGGGAACTGGAGAACGCCGTGGAGCACGCCGTCGTGGTCGGCGAGGGGGAAGCGCTTCGACGAGAGGACCTTCCTCCGCACATCTTCGCCTCCTTTCATGCGCCGGCGGCCATCGCCGTTCCGCCCGGGTCGCTTCGCGCGCGGGTGGAGGAGTTCGAACGGAACTCCGTCGTGGAGGCGCTGGAACGCAACGGTTGGGTGCAGGCCCGGGCGGCGCGTGAGCTGGGCATCAGCGAGCGGAGCATGTGGCATCTCTTCAAGAAGTACGACCTCGCCGCCATCAGCCGCCGTCGGAGCGGCCGAGGCCGTCCCCGTTCCTCCCCGCCCGCCGATTGA
- a CDS encoding helix-turn-helix transcriptional regulator, translating into MGDRVSNRIREARMDRGMTQEDLAAAVGVSRQSIISIERGKYTPSLALALRMAAFFHRSTDELFYREEEDRDR; encoded by the coding sequence ATGGGAGATCGAGTGAGTAATCGCATTCGGGAGGCGCGAATGGATCGGGGGATGACCCAGGAGGATCTCGCCGCGGCCGTCGGCGTCTCCCGGCAGAGCATCATCTCCATCGAGCGAGGGAAGTACACGCCGAGCCTGGCGCTGGCGCTCCGCATGGCCGCGTTTTTCCACCGCTCCACCGACGAGCTGTTCTATCGGGAGGAAGAAGACCGTGATCGATGA